The Marinobacter antarcticus genomic sequence CGGTGCAGGCGATTTACGTAGATACACCCGGCATGCATGTGGAAGAGCCCAGGGCTATTAACCGGTACATGAACAAAGCGGCCACTTCTGCACTTTCTGGTGTGGATGTGGTGGTATTCGTGGTGGATCAGCTTGCCTGGACCACTGCTGACGAGATGGTACTGGAGAAACTGAGCAAGCTGGAATGCCCGGTTATTCTGGCGGTGAATAAAGTTGACCGGATTGAGAAGCGGGAAAACCTGTTGCCGCACTTGGACATGCTTTCCAGAAAGCGTGAGTTTGCCGAAATTATTCCTATGTCGGCGCTGAAGCAAACCAACCTGAAGCCGCTGGAAGAAGCGGTTGGTCGTTTCCTGCCTGAGAGCGTCCACTTCTACCCCGATGATCAGATAACCGACCGGAGCGAGCGTTTTCTGGCCTCGGAAATGGTGCGTGAAAAAATTACTCGCCAGCTCGGGGCCGAGCTACCTTATTCTGTTGCGGTAGAAATTGAAGAGTTCAAGCGTGACGGCAAGACGCTGCATATCTCTGCGCTGATTCTTGTGGAGCGCGAGGGCCAGAAAAAAATCATGATCGGCGATAAAGGTGACAGGTTGCGGAGCATCGGCCAGGACGCCAGAGCCGATATGGAGCGCATGTTTGACAGCAAGGTCATGCTGCGGCTTTGGGTGAAAGTGAAACGCGGCTGGGCAGACAGTGATCGCGCGCTGAAAAGTCTGGGCATGAACGACCTCTGAGGCCGCTATGCCCCTTGAGGCACTATGAAAAGAGACGCGCAGCAGCAAGAGCCCGCTTATGTGATGCACCGGCGACCCTGGCGGGAAACCAGCCTCCTGGTCGATCTGTTTACGCTCAATCACGGTCGTATGAGCGTGATTGCCCGAGGTGCCAGCAGCAGCAAGAGCCCGCTCAAAGCGCAGCTCCAACCCTTTCAGCCCCTCGTGTTGGGCTGGGTAGGGCGCGGTGACCTGAAAACCCTGACCCAGGTGGATGTGCGCGATGGCCCCATATTGCGTCGCACCGTATCCTTGTACAGCGGCTTGTATCTGAATGAACTGATGCAGCGGATATTACCCCAGGAAGACCCTCACCCAACTCTTTTTGCGGCTTACATTGAGGCGCTTGCGTTGCTCGCGGAAACGTCTGATGTAGAGCCGGTGTTACGGAAGTTCGAACAAGCGTTTGCTGCGGCTCTGGGTTACGATTTTGCCTGGGACCTGGCGACGGATACTGGTCACACCA encodes the following:
- the recO gene encoding DNA repair protein RecO, with amino-acid sequence MKRDAQQQEPAYVMHRRPWRETSLLVDLFTLNHGRMSVIARGASSSKSPLKAQLQPFQPLVLGWVGRGDLKTLTQVDVRDGPILRRTVSLYSGLYLNELMQRILPQEDPHPTLFAAYIEALALLAETSDVEPVLRKFEQAFAAALGYDFAWDLATDTGHTISATHSYCYDPEQGIVAAVSAGVRLQNLPGDALLALADGDYEAVASRRVSKRVMRILTDYLLQGRPLNSRSLFSHPRGERHES
- the era gene encoding GTPase Era, translating into MNDITRPENPDSRCGFVAIVGRPNVGKSTLLNHILGQKLSITSRKPQTTRHKVLGIKTVGPVQAIYVDTPGMHVEEPRAINRYMNKAATSALSGVDVVVFVVDQLAWTTADEMVLEKLSKLECPVILAVNKVDRIEKRENLLPHLDMLSRKREFAEIIPMSALKQTNLKPLEEAVGRFLPESVHFYPDDQITDRSERFLASEMVREKITRQLGAELPYSVAVEIEEFKRDGKTLHISALILVEREGQKKIMIGDKGDRLRSIGQDARADMERMFDSKVMLRLWVKVKRGWADSDRALKSLGMNDL